The stretch of DNA aatttaattatttttagaaaTGAGATAGATAATTTGAGACGAATCTTCTATTGAAAACATTCCAAAAGTAATTTAAAAAGCAAAAAGAGAATGGAAATATTGCATCGTCTAGGGGCTCCTAATCCCAGAGAAATTTGGATTTGAGTATTCCGATTCCCATTAAATTGCTGAATCCCAGAGGAATCAGGTTTTAGCAATTCCGAATTCCAGAGAAATTTGGATTTGTTTTTCTGTATAAAAATCTCATTTTGGCGACACAATTCTGTATTGAAACCGAGGTTAATTTTCTGTTTCAATTCACTCTATAACCACAGCTTCTGAAATTTGAGTGAATTTGATTGTGATTATGGTGAAACGTCTACGGAAATTGTGTGATAAACGTGAGCTGTCTGAGGATATCAAAATGGAAATATTACATCGTTTGCCTTCAAAATCTCTAGCTAGGTTTAAATGTGTATCCAGGAGCTGGCGAAAGTACATTTCTGATTCATCTTTAAGTTATAGCTGCCGTTCACGACGATGGAGGCCTCAGCCCGAATTAATTGGTATTTTTTATCAAACCCGAAAACTTTCCAAAATTGGCTTCTTCTCCGAATCAAAGGAATCATCATTGAAAAACATTGATTTAGACGAGTCAGTTAATTTTCTTAACAGGAAAGTATATATTGTTGCATCATCCAATGGTTTTCTTCTTTGTACTAAACATAGAAGAAGCCCTAGGGTTTATTATGTTTATAATCCTGCTACGAGGCAGCATTTGGCTTTGCCTAAAACTCAAATCTGCATGGAGAACGGCACAGCTGTTGGATTTAGCTGTAAGGTAGACGACTCTGATAAAGACGTCATCTCCTTTACTATAGTTCGTTATGAAATACCTCGTCGTTTTGATAAGCTACAGTTCAGTGTAACAATAGAATGTTTCTCTTCTGAGACAAATGTGTGGACTGCCAATAATTTAACTCTGGATGTACCTCTTAGATTAAACCCTTTTAATTGGGATGGGATATTTAGATCAGCTGCAGCAGCCGGTGTCATTGATGGAGTATTTTGTTGGCTTGATCAAGGTGGACAGATCACTTTTTATGATAGTGTCTACAAGTGTTTCTGGACTTTGGAATTGCCTGAAGAGATGGTGTTCGGAGAAAGTTGTTATCTTGGATTATCTGGTGGGGCTCTCTATTTTGCATTGAATTGTGGGGATGCCATTACCGTGTGGCGCCTCGAGAGCGATATTCGTAGTCGAGATGCAGTAGTATGGGTTAGGAAGTACGATGCAGAAGTCGCAGCTACAGTGATGCAATGTCCGGAGGCATTTGGACTTGGAGGCGACACTCTCCGTGTCAAGGCTTTCGGGCTTACAGGCTCTCTTAGTGTTGAGGTGCGGAACATGGTTATTCATCCTGCTGTTCCTCACATCTTTTATTTGGAAGTAAGAggcaaggttatttcttatgaCTTGGAAACGGATATTGCACaacttgtgtatgattttggaGAACCTTGGTGGAAAACACAGCACTACAGATTATTTGCTTATGAGTGGCATCAATGGCCACGTCTTCTGTAGACTATGGATTACTCGTCTTGGTTATTGTCTAGTATTGATTTGTACTTCTTTTAATGACAATTTCTGAGTATTCTATGTACTTcaaactttgattttttttttatggacttctttctttttatttatgtTAAATCATTTATTTGATCCTTGATTGTACTCTATCTTGAAaattctaaaataaaaaaaaaagactaGAATCAGAGCCTTAGCTTCTAACCAATCAAAAACAAAATGAAACAGATGAGTCTTAGCTTCGTTTGAGACTTATACTAAAGGAAGTCATGGCTCGGAATATTCACGTATAAAGTTGGATGGATGAAGATCTATATATAGTTGGAGGGGAATGGCCAATTTTGTACAAATATCTTTCTCTGTTCATACTTTTTAATGCTTTTATTCCACTTTTCTCATTTTATTCGTTTGGTGCAAGGCTCCAACCGTTGGTACAGATTCATGCCTTTGGTTTTTTCTCACAATGGAGGTGAGTGTAATATCTCAAACTAAGGCAAGTTAGTGTTAACAAAATCAAAGCATTTCTGTGTAAGTTGGGGCAAAATGTGTATTAACCCAATATAATATAATGCATCACCTTCATATGAGTagattgaaaacataataatgcCTGATGAAGGAAAACACTATGTTGGTTTTCCTGTTTTATAACGATTTTTTAAACTTTGTGGTTCAGTAGACTATCATTGTCAATGAGGAATCTGAGAAAAGTTTTTTTTTGGTTCTTTGAGGCAGTTGATGAGCCATCAACAAAGCCTCTTGTTCTTTGGCTTCAAGGAGGTCAATATCTCATTCCCAAGTGGTGAAGTTCAGTCTGCTCTATTTGGGATCAGCTAGTGCGGTGATCAACCTTTTAGCAGCCTCACTCCTCGAGATGGATTCTCTGATTGTGGTCCAAATGattcaaggtaaagcaaagacTCCTTGGCAGCTCAAGAAGGCAGTACAGCTGATTCAAGACTAGGTAGCTCAACGAGGAATACAAGTTCTCCACTGCTTCAGAGAGGAAAATGGGACGCAGATGCTCTGGATAAGCACGCGACCACGATCCCAGGAAGGAAGATATTTTGGAGGGAGGATGAACTACGAAACAAAGCTAAAGGACCATTGGTTCTAGGGAGGGTGAAAGCAAAGTCTGTTTGTGCTTGATTCTATTTGCTAAAGTCATTATAACTTGCGTCTAAAAAAGGATAGAGCACTGAATGAGGATCTATAAGATACTGGAACGTTTAAGGCCATCCGTTAATCAATCTCAGTTTTAGTAAATTCCATTTAATAGAAGATTGGTAAGCCTCTTTTGTGCAAAAAGCCCTTTTTTAGGATATGCGCATACATATATGCTTAAGTTGAGTTCCAAAATACAGCATTTATAAATTTGTAACTGTTTCAAGATTCATTTTGCTTGGTGGTTCCTTGTTTGGTCTTTATCTTCATTTTTTCATGGTTTGGGAATTGCCAGAACGTTTTTAGAGAAGTGCTGCAAACAGTAGATTTGACGACCGGATAAACATCAGAGGAAATATTTGTAAGTCAGTCCTCACTATTTCTATTGATACTTTGAGAAGAAAGGATTCGGTATGGTTTTTCATGATGTTGATGTCACTACTTGCTTTTACCCTTACTGTGAATGTGTTAGTGGTTCAATGCTTCACATTCTCTTGGAAATGCTGCAATGTTtttactttcatgttttgcatttgTCTCAGGACATTAGCTTTTGGCAAAATGCGACGAATTAGTTCGCTGCACAGGAACAATAAATTGCTACTGAAAATGTTCTGTGTGACATTCATTTGCTTTTCTCATTGTTTTTTGTATAGCCACACAGATGGGTCACTGTTTGCAATCGTAAGATAATTCTTCACAGCTTTCTGGATGGTCTATAGTGGCTCAAGCAGGGTTGATTGCATAACTCAAAAAATTGCACGGTATGTGCACCTAGGTGTGGCCTAGTGGCCAATGAAGCGGGTGAGAAccggtctcaggttcaaatctcaacggaggcaaatactaggtgatttctttccatctatccaagccttggtggatagagttacctggtacctggcaggtatcccgtggaattagtcgaggtgcgcgcaagctagCCCGGACATCGcggttatcaaaaaaaaataaaaaaaattgcacAGTATGTCCCCAATGGGACTGATCTTGGAGGTGTGTCCCCGTTTTTTACTGTCATAGCAAAATGTTCATGGTTTTTTCTTGAACACTAGAGTTCTTCAATATTTAATGCTTGAATTTCTTATTTGGTGGTGAAAAGTAAAAGGTTAACAATCCATTATTGTTAAAATCGTTTGaatattataatttatatttaaatttttagttgAAATACCGATTTAGTGATTTATTATAAAAAGCCCAAAATTCTAGTGTTGGACTTTAGGAAGTGTTGAAGAAGACAAAGTGATCTTTTTGATTTGGTGTTATTTGACTAAATTGGTGATTGAGGATTGTTTGTATTGGTATTTCGAAGCTTTGTTTTAAATTTGATATCATTTGGAGCAGATTTGGGGTTGTGTTATCGAAATTGAAGTTGCAAATTCGAAAAACACTTTGTTAAAATAACACAAAGAAATTATACCAATCAGATAGACTTTAATGAACAACTTAGCATATAGATAGAGTAAATATAATATAAGCTCTACGAGAAATGCTGAAGAACAATAACTAAGAGCAGGTTTAGCTGTCATTTTTAAAATATGGTCAATTTTAGGGACATTTGGCTAAGACCAGCCCCTTACAAGGTCATTTCTGTCAATCAACCTGCATAATTAGTGAATGCTACGTCCTCCATCTTGTACGTAACTATAATAGTTTCTCAAGAACCTGCACACTATTGAATGTGGTGATATGGCAAAGAAATGCTTCGGAGTTCCTAAAAATAATAGCAcgtaaaatgtatatttttttgtatattattGTATAATATACATACtatacatattttttttatattcggctagtaattataattattttttggcTGATTGGTCAAATGTATAACTTGTCCAAGATTCTTCCGCTTTTAGAActcgtttggccatagattttgacaaaataaatttgggttttatttggcaaatacatgtttggccatagattttgcttaaattttggcaaaatcccaaatATAAC from Nicotiana tomentosiformis chromosome 11, ASM39032v3, whole genome shotgun sequence encodes:
- the LOC104086998 gene encoding F-box protein At5g03970-like → MVKRLRKLCDKRELSEDIKMEILHRLPSKSLARFKCVSRSWRKYISDSSLSYSCRSRRWRPQPELIGIFYQTRKLSKIGFFSESKESSLKNIDLDESVNFLNRKVYIVASSNGFLLCTKHRRSPRVYYVYNPATRQHLALPKTQICMENGTAVGFSCKVDDSDKDVISFTIVRYEIPRRFDKLQFSVTIECFSSETNVWTANNLTLDVPLRLNPFNWDGIFRSAAAAGVIDGVFCWLDQGGQITFYDSVYKCFWTLELPEEMVFGESCYLGLSGGALYFALNCGDAITVWRLESDIRSRDAVVWVRKYDAEVAATVMQCPEAFGLGGDTLRVKAFGLTGSLSVEVRNMVIHPAVPHIFYLEVRGKVISYDLETDIAQLVYDFGEPWWKTQHYRLFAYEWHQWPRLL